From the genome of Mesorhizobium japonicum MAFF 303099, one region includes:
- a CDS encoding ABC transporter substrate-binding protein encodes MFKFTGKVLSLSAATLMVSSVISSAASLDDLVKAAKAEGQLTTIALPHDWCGYGDVIAGFKAKYPEITINELNPDAGSGDEVEAIKANKDNKGPQAPDVIDVGLSFGPSAKKDGLIQAYKVSTWDSIPDTAKDADGFWTGDYYGVLSFQVNKDLVKVSPTDWADLLKPEFANSVALAGDPRASNQAIQAVYAAGLSGGAAAGEAAGTAGLDFFKKLNAAGNFVPVIGKAATLAQGQTPILVTWDYNALAGRDTLKGNPPVDVVVPKTGVVAGVYVQAISAFAPHPNAAKLWLEYLYSDEGQIAWLKGYCHPIRFNDLAKNGKIPADVLAKLPPAESYAAAVFPTLDEQGKAKEAITKNWDAVVGANVK; translated from the coding sequence ATGTTCAAATTCACGGGGAAGGTGCTTTCCCTCTCGGCCGCGACCCTTATGGTGTCGTCGGTGATTTCGTCCGCGGCTTCGCTGGACGATCTCGTCAAGGCCGCGAAGGCTGAAGGCCAGCTCACCACCATCGCGCTGCCGCATGACTGGTGCGGTTACGGCGACGTCATCGCCGGCTTCAAGGCGAAGTATCCGGAAATCACCATCAACGAGCTCAACCCCGATGCCGGCTCCGGCGACGAGGTCGAGGCGATCAAGGCCAACAAGGACAACAAGGGCCCGCAGGCTCCCGACGTCATCGACGTCGGCCTGTCTTTCGGTCCGTCCGCCAAGAAGGACGGTCTGATCCAGGCTTACAAGGTGTCGACCTGGGACTCGATCCCCGACACCGCCAAGGACGCCGACGGCTTCTGGACGGGCGATTACTACGGTGTGCTTTCCTTCCAGGTGAACAAGGACCTGGTGAAGGTTTCGCCGACGGACTGGGCCGACCTGCTGAAGCCGGAATTCGCCAACTCGGTCGCACTTGCCGGTGATCCGCGCGCTTCGAACCAGGCCATCCAGGCGGTCTACGCCGCCGGCCTTTCCGGTGGTGCGGCAGCTGGCGAAGCCGCCGGCACGGCTGGCCTCGACTTCTTCAAGAAACTCAACGCCGCTGGCAATTTCGTGCCGGTCATTGGCAAGGCCGCGACGCTGGCCCAGGGCCAGACCCCGATCCTCGTCACCTGGGACTACAATGCGCTCGCCGGTCGCGACACGCTGAAGGGCAACCCGCCCGTCGACGTCGTCGTGCCGAAGACAGGTGTCGTCGCCGGTGTCTACGTGCAGGCAATCAGCGCCTTCGCGCCGCACCCGAATGCGGCCAAGCTCTGGCTGGAATACCTGTATTCCGACGAAGGCCAGATCGCCTGGCTGAAGGGCTATTGCCACCCGATCCGCTTCAACGATCTGGCCAAGAACGGCAAGATCCCGGCGGACGTGCTGGCCAAGCTGCCGCCTGCTGAGTCCTATGCGGCAGCGGTGTTCCCGACGCTCGACGAGCAGGGCAAGGCCAAGGAAGCCATCACCAAGAACTGGGACGCCGTTGTCGGCGCCAACGTTAAGTAA
- a CDS encoding iron-containing alcohol dehydrogenase gives MSKLISKWNYPTTVRFGAGRIKELPEVLEATGIKRPLFVTDPGLAKLPVVASTLKILDDAKVPYGVFSEVKPNPVDSNLTAGIAVFKKGKHDGVIAFGGGSALDLGKLIAFQAGQTRPVWDFEDVGDWWTRANSDAIAPIIAVPTTAGTGSEVGRAGVITNEETHTKKVIFHPKLLPAIVIADPELSVGMPAFITAGTGMDALAHCLEAYCAPGYHPMADGIAVEGIRLVFENLPKAYANGKDLVARAHMMSAAAMGAAAFQKGLGAIHSLSHPIGALYDTHHGMTNAVFMPYVLAFNRDSIEERIARLAAYCGIKGGFDGFAKAIIKLRKELKVPHALPGLIKGLDMDKKRKALIADMAVVDPTAGGNPVKLTKKAALTLLENAIAGTI, from the coding sequence ATGTCCAAACTCATCTCCAAATGGAACTACCCCACCACCGTCCGCTTCGGCGCCGGGCGTATCAAGGAATTGCCTGAGGTGCTCGAGGCCACCGGTATCAAGCGGCCGCTCTTCGTCACCGATCCGGGCCTGGCGAAACTGCCGGTCGTCGCTTCGACGCTGAAGATCCTCGACGATGCCAAGGTGCCTTACGGTGTGTTTTCCGAGGTGAAGCCGAATCCGGTCGATTCCAACCTCACCGCCGGCATCGCCGTGTTCAAGAAGGGCAAGCATGACGGCGTCATCGCCTTCGGCGGCGGCTCGGCGCTCGATCTCGGCAAGCTGATCGCCTTCCAGGCCGGCCAGACGCGGCCGGTGTGGGATTTCGAGGATGTCGGCGACTGGTGGACGCGCGCCAATTCGGATGCGATCGCGCCGATCATCGCCGTGCCGACGACGGCCGGCACCGGCTCGGAAGTCGGCCGCGCCGGCGTCATCACCAATGAGGAGACGCACACCAAGAAGGTCATCTTCCATCCGAAGCTCTTGCCGGCGATCGTCATTGCCGATCCGGAACTGTCGGTCGGCATGCCCGCCTTCATCACCGCCGGCACCGGCATGGATGCGCTTGCCCACTGCCTCGAGGCCTATTGCGCGCCGGGTTACCATCCGATGGCTGACGGCATCGCGGTGGAAGGCATCCGGCTGGTGTTTGAAAACCTGCCGAAGGCCTATGCCAACGGCAAGGACCTGGTCGCGCGTGCCCATATGATGAGCGCGGCCGCCATGGGCGCCGCCGCCTTCCAGAAGGGGCTGGGCGCCATCCACTCGCTGTCGCACCCGATCGGCGCGCTCTACGACACCCATCACGGCATGACCAATGCGGTGTTCATGCCTTATGTGCTCGCCTTCAATCGTGACTCCATCGAGGAGCGTATCGCCCGGCTCGCCGCCTATTGCGGCATCAAGGGCGGCTTCGACGGCTTCGCCAAGGCGATCATCAAGCTGCGCAAGGAGTTGAAGGTGCCGCACGCGCTGCCGGGCCTGATCAAGGGGCTCGACATGGACAAGAAGCGCAAGGCGCTGATCGCCGACATGGCGGTGGTCGATCCGACCGCCGGCGGCAACCCGGTCAAGCTGACCAAGAAGGCGGCGCTGACGCTGCTGGAAAACGCTATCGCCGGCACGATCTGA
- a CDS encoding aldehyde dehydrogenase family protein, translated as MTETVKLKSPIDGSIYAERPVATDQAVNAAVERAKAAQEKWAETPIVERGKYMLAMLEALVAMTDEIVPEIAWQMGRPVRYGGEFGGVKERTNYMVEIAEQALKSVPASNPKDGFRRYVKKDPLGVVMVIAPWNYPYLTAVNTIVPALMAGNAVILKHAAQTLLVGERFQQAFDKAGLPKGVFQNVVLNHAQTEKLLGSGKIDHVNFTGSVGGGRAIERAAAGTFMTLGLELGGKDPAYVLPDAKMDHAVANLVDGAFYNSGQCCCGIERVYVHEKVYDEFVEGFIAETKNYVVGNPLEQTTTMGPMAQARFADLIREQKAEALRKGAKAHINMKMANDKAGSPYLAPEVLTEVDHQMSVMREESFGPIVGIMKVRNDEEAIALMNDSAYGLTASIWTRDTEHAVAIGNRVETGTVFMNRCDYLDPALVWTGVKDTGKGAGLSAIGYDNLTRPKSFHLREAI; from the coding sequence ATGACCGAAACGGTCAAGTTGAAATCCCCCATCGATGGCTCGATCTATGCCGAGCGGCCCGTGGCAACGGACCAGGCGGTCAATGCCGCGGTCGAGCGCGCCAAGGCGGCGCAGGAGAAATGGGCCGAGACGCCGATCGTCGAGCGCGGCAAATACATGCTGGCGATGCTCGAAGCGCTGGTCGCGATGACCGACGAGATCGTGCCGGAAATCGCCTGGCAGATGGGGCGTCCGGTGCGCTATGGCGGCGAGTTCGGTGGCGTCAAGGAACGCACCAATTACATGGTCGAGATCGCCGAACAGGCGCTGAAATCCGTGCCGGCCTCAAACCCGAAGGATGGGTTTCGCCGTTACGTGAAGAAGGATCCGCTCGGCGTCGTCATGGTGATCGCGCCGTGGAATTATCCTTACCTGACCGCCGTCAACACCATCGTGCCGGCGCTGATGGCCGGCAACGCCGTCATCCTCAAGCACGCGGCGCAGACGCTGCTGGTCGGCGAGCGTTTTCAGCAAGCCTTCGACAAAGCCGGCCTGCCAAAGGGCGTGTTCCAGAATGTCGTGCTCAACCATGCTCAGACCGAAAAGCTGCTCGGCTCCGGCAAGATCGACCATGTGAACTTTACCGGTTCGGTCGGCGGCGGCCGCGCCATCGAAAGGGCGGCGGCCGGCACCTTCATGACGCTTGGCCTCGAGCTTGGCGGCAAGGACCCGGCCTATGTTCTGCCCGACGCCAAGATGGACCATGCGGTGGCCAATCTGGTCGACGGCGCCTTCTACAATTCCGGCCAGTGCTGCTGCGGCATCGAGCGCGTCTATGTCCATGAAAAGGTCTATGACGAGTTCGTCGAAGGCTTCATCGCCGAGACGAAAAACTATGTCGTCGGCAATCCGCTGGAACAGACGACGACGATGGGGCCGATGGCGCAGGCGCGTTTCGCCGACCTGATCCGCGAGCAAAAGGCCGAAGCGCTGCGCAAGGGCGCCAAGGCGCACATCAACATGAAGATGGCTAACGACAAGGCCGGTTCGCCCTATCTGGCGCCGGAAGTGCTGACCGAAGTCGACCACCAGATGAGCGTCATGCGCGAGGAAAGCTTTGGCCCGATCGTCGGCATCATGAAGGTACGCAACGACGAGGAAGCGATCGCGCTGATGAACGACAGCGCCTATGGGCTGACGGCCTCTATCTGGACGCGCGATACCGAGCACGCGGTGGCGATCGGCAACCGCGTCGAGACCGGCACGGTGTTCATGAACCGCTGCGACTACCTCGATCCGGCGCTGGTCTGGACCGGCGTCAAGGACACCGGAAAGGGCGCGGGACTGTCGGCCATCGGCTACGACAATCTGACCCGGCCGAAATCCTTCCACCTGCGCGAAGCCATCTGA
- a CDS encoding glutamine synthetase family protein produces the protein MAGNFSFDQLKKAVSSGEIDTVLACIVDMQGRLAGKRFLAQYFVDSAHDETHGCNYLLAADIDMEPVPGYKAASWSKGYGDFVMKPDLATLRRIPWLEKTALVICDVLDHHTHDDLPHSPRAILKKQVKRLSERGYIGYFASELEFYLFNETYDSARKKHWQGLDTASPYIGDYQIGITTKEEGVMRRLRNEMEAAGIPIENSKGEWGPGQEEINVRYAEALDMADRHVILKNGAKEIAESEGKAISFMSKYNYGLAGNSSHIHNSLWSADGKTPLFFDKKADWTLSTLGQQWAAGQLKYAKEFTWFLAPYINSYKRFQAGTFAPTKIMWSEDNRTAGFRLCGEGTKGIRMECRIGGADLNPYLAFAALIAAGLAGIDEKLELQKPFVGDAYQASRLPEIPKTLRDATETLAKSKMLKQALGEDVLEHYVHTAKWEQFEYDRRITDWELHRGFERY, from the coding sequence ATGGCCGGAAATTTCTCGTTCGATCAGTTGAAGAAAGCGGTCTCCAGCGGTGAGATCGACACGGTGCTGGCCTGCATCGTCGACATGCAGGGCCGGCTGGCGGGAAAACGGTTCCTGGCGCAGTACTTCGTCGATTCCGCGCATGACGAAACGCATGGCTGCAACTATCTGCTGGCCGCCGACATCGATATGGAGCCGGTGCCCGGCTACAAGGCGGCGAGCTGGTCGAAGGGCTATGGCGACTTCGTCATGAAGCCGGACCTGGCCACGCTGCGGCGCATTCCGTGGCTCGAAAAGACAGCACTTGTGATCTGCGACGTGCTCGATCACCACACCCATGACGACCTGCCGCATTCGCCGCGCGCCATCCTGAAGAAGCAGGTCAAGCGGCTCTCCGAGCGCGGCTATATCGGCTATTTCGCTTCCGAGCTGGAATTCTACCTGTTCAACGAGACCTATGATTCCGCCCGCAAGAAACACTGGCAGGGCCTCGATACCGCCTCGCCCTATATCGGCGACTATCAGATCGGCATCACCACCAAGGAAGAAGGCGTCATGCGTCGGCTTCGCAACGAGATGGAAGCGGCCGGCATCCCGATCGAGAATTCCAAGGGCGAGTGGGGCCCGGGCCAGGAAGAGATCAATGTGCGCTATGCCGAGGCGCTCGACATGGCCGACCGCCACGTCATCCTGAAGAATGGCGCCAAGGAGATCGCCGAGTCCGAAGGCAAGGCCATCTCCTTCATGTCCAAGTACAATTACGGGCTCGCCGGCAATTCCAGCCACATCCACAATTCGCTGTGGAGCGCCGACGGCAAGACGCCTTTGTTCTTCGACAAGAAGGCGGACTGGACGCTGTCGACACTCGGCCAGCAATGGGCGGCCGGCCAGCTCAAATACGCCAAGGAATTCACCTGGTTCCTGGCGCCCTACATCAACTCCTACAAGCGCTTCCAGGCCGGCACTTTCGCACCGACCAAGATCATGTGGAGCGAGGACAACCGCACCGCCGGTTTCCGCCTGTGCGGCGAGGGCACCAAGGGCATCCGCATGGAATGCCGCATCGGCGGCGCCGACCTCAATCCCTATCTCGCCTTCGCGGCGCTGATCGCAGCCGGGCTCGCCGGCATCGATGAGAAGCTCGAACTGCAAAAACCTTTCGTCGGCGATGCCTATCAGGCGTCTCGTCTGCCCGAGATTCCGAAGACGCTGCGCGACGCCACCGAAACGCTGGCCAAGTCGAAGATGCTGAAGCAGGCGCTCGGCGAGGATGTGCTCGAACATTATGTCCACACCGCCAAGTGGGAGCAGTTCGAATACGACCGCCGCATTACGGATTGGGAACTGCACAGGGGGTTCGAGCGATACTAA
- a CDS encoding amino acid permease produces MAAPGYTDVDKAEDVKALHSMGYAQELERRLSRFSNFAVSFSIICILSGGINSLAQATSGAGGIGIGIGWLVGCFVSLTFAVAMSQISSAYPTAGGLYHWGSILGNRGTGWVTAWLNLLGLITVLGAINVGTWTFFIGAFGPALGIDGSLTNQMIFLVVVTGLQALINHLGIKLTAKLTDFSGYLIFFGAILIAVVCLIFAEHWDVSRLFTFHNYSGDAGGGVWPSVSNAWVFALGLLLPIYTITGYDASAHTSEETIKAASSVPRAMVMSVVWSALFGYLFLAAFVLMIPNMDDAAKQGWNVFFWAFDQRVPSGIKEFVYLVVFVSQLLCGLATVTSASRMIFAFSRDGGLPGSAALAKVSPTYRTPVAAIWTASILSVLFVWGSTLVSVAGTSAYTIVVSCTVIFLFLSFTVPIVLGMLAWGTPKWDKMGPWNMGRGVFMLFAVLSIVSMILIFVIGIQPPNDWALYITVGFFILTAIVWFAFERNRFQGPPLGDIIAARQAAIKAAEQAVGETGN; encoded by the coding sequence ATGGCAGCACCGGGTTATACAGACGTTGACAAGGCGGAGGACGTAAAGGCCCTCCACAGCATGGGCTACGCCCAGGAACTGGAGCGGCGCCTCAGCCGCTTTTCGAATTTCGCGGTTTCCTTCTCCATCATCTGCATCCTGTCGGGCGGCATCAATTCACTGGCGCAAGCCACCTCCGGCGCCGGCGGCATCGGCATCGGCATCGGCTGGCTGGTCGGCTGCTTCGTGTCGCTAACCTTCGCGGTGGCCATGTCGCAGATCAGCTCGGCCTATCCGACGGCCGGCGGCCTCTATCACTGGGGTTCGATCCTCGGCAACCGCGGCACCGGCTGGGTGACGGCCTGGCTCAACCTGCTTGGCCTGATCACCGTGCTCGGCGCCATCAATGTCGGCACCTGGACGTTCTTCATCGGCGCCTTCGGACCTGCGCTGGGAATTGACGGTTCGCTGACCAACCAGATGATCTTCCTGGTCGTGGTCACCGGTCTCCAGGCGTTGATCAACCATCTCGGCATCAAGCTGACGGCAAAGCTGACCGACTTCTCGGGCTATTTGATCTTCTTCGGCGCTATCCTGATCGCGGTCGTCTGCCTGATTTTCGCCGAGCATTGGGATGTCAGCCGTCTCTTCACCTTCCACAATTATTCCGGTGACGCTGGCGGCGGTGTCTGGCCGTCGGTTTCGAATGCCTGGGTGTTCGCGCTCGGCCTGTTGCTGCCGATCTATACGATCACCGGCTACGACGCTTCCGCGCACACATCGGAAGAAACCATCAAGGCGGCCTCTTCCGTGCCGCGCGCCATGGTCATGTCGGTCGTCTGGTCGGCCCTCTTCGGCTATCTGTTCCTGGCTGCTTTCGTGCTGATGATCCCGAACATGGACGATGCCGCCAAGCAGGGCTGGAACGTGTTCTTCTGGGCCTTCGACCAGCGCGTTCCCTCCGGCATCAAGGAGTTCGTCTATCTCGTCGTGTTCGTATCGCAGTTGCTGTGCGGTCTCGCCACGGTGACGTCGGCCTCGCGCATGATCTTTGCCTTCTCGCGCGACGGCGGCCTGCCCGGCTCGGCGGCGCTCGCCAAGGTCAGCCCGACCTACCGCACGCCTGTGGCGGCGATCTGGACGGCGTCGATCCTGTCGGTGCTGTTCGTCTGGGGCTCGACGCTGGTTTCGGTCGCCGGCACCTCGGCCTACACCATAGTGGTGTCGTGCACCGTCATCTTCCTGTTCCTGTCCTTCACCGTGCCGATCGTGCTCGGCATGCTGGCCTGGGGCACGCCGAAGTGGGACAAGATGGGCCCGTGGAACATGGGGCGCGGCGTGTTCATGCTGTTTGCCGTCCTGTCGATCGTGTCGATGATCCTGATCTTCGTCATCGGCATCCAGCCGCCGAACGACTGGGCGCTCTACATCACCGTAGGCTTCTTCATCCTGACGGCGATCGTCTGGTTCGCCTTCGAGCGCAACCGCTTCCAGGGCCCGCCGCTCGGCGACATCATCGCGGCGCGCCAGGCGGCGATCAAGGCAGCGGAACAGGCGGTCGGCGAAACCGGCAACTGA
- a CDS encoding N-formylglutamate amidohydrolase, with the protein MEKARPASLASSGTVRVTNPGGSSPFVLTCDHASNFLPVEFGTLGLAAEDLSRHIAWDPGALPVATRMAQALDATLVETCISRLVIDCNRPLDAPDLVPQLSETTAIPGNAGLSEKQRAARIALSWQPFHTTIERIVEERLARGQETRLVSVHSFTPVYKGRDRPWHIGIIHDEDRRLASPLISALKRLAGVTVGINEPYSPADRVYFTLERHARSRGLPCAMIEIRNDEISGETGQRKWADLLTGIFSDLEPEEATRPRSHSVRKSVQSAS; encoded by the coding sequence ATGGAGAAAGCACGGCCCGCCAGCCTTGCATCGTCCGGTACCGTGAGGGTGACGAACCCGGGCGGATCGAGCCCCTTCGTGCTGACCTGCGACCACGCCTCTAATTTCCTGCCCGTCGAATTCGGTACGCTCGGTCTTGCCGCCGAAGACCTGTCCCGTCACATCGCCTGGGACCCCGGCGCGCTGCCGGTGGCAACGCGCATGGCGCAAGCGCTCGATGCGACGCTGGTCGAAACCTGCATTTCGCGTCTCGTCATCGACTGCAACCGGCCGCTCGACGCGCCGGACCTGGTGCCGCAGCTCAGCGAGACGACAGCCATACCCGGCAATGCCGGCCTGTCGGAAAAGCAGCGCGCGGCGCGGATCGCCCTGTCTTGGCAGCCATTTCACACTACCATCGAACGCATCGTCGAGGAGAGGCTGGCGCGCGGCCAGGAGACCCGGCTGGTTTCCGTGCATTCCTTCACGCCGGTCTACAAGGGCCGCGACCGGCCCTGGCATATCGGCATCATCCATGACGAGGATCGCCGGCTGGCGTCGCCGCTGATATCGGCGCTCAAGCGACTTGCCGGCGTCACCGTCGGTATCAACGAACCCTATTCGCCGGCCGATCGCGTCTATTTCACGCTGGAACGGCATGCACGCTCGCGCGGGCTGCCCTGCGCGATGATCGAAATCCGCAACGATGAAATCTCCGGTGAGACCGGGCAGCGGAAATGGGCGGATCTGCTCACAGGCATTTTTTCGGATCTGGAACCTGAGGAGGCCACGCGGCCCAGATCGCATTCAGTCAGAAAGTCAGTCCAATCGGCCAGCTGA
- a CDS encoding MurR/RpiR family transcriptional regulator, whose translation MISSIAELIADRIGTMPAGERRAAQTLIASYPMIGLKTVAEFSTAAGVSSPTILRFVARLGFQNYPEFQSSLQDELAAQLQSPAIRTLNPPSPGGGTVSPMLEATLDNMRETFRHLSDKQLADIATRLADRRGKTFLIGGRFTDPLARYMAAHLAVIQPDVFHLAGQESMWRDRLIDMGKRDVLVIFDIRRYQDSLVRFAEKAHQRGVQIVLFTDQWLSPIARFARHVIAGRTAVPSAWDSSAALFVVAETLIGAVTRQLEADGAKRIREMESLR comes from the coding sequence ATGATTTCCAGCATTGCCGAACTGATCGCCGACCGCATCGGCACGATGCCGGCCGGCGAACGGCGCGCGGCCCAGACGCTGATCGCCAGCTATCCGATGATCGGCCTGAAGACGGTCGCCGAATTCTCGACGGCGGCCGGCGTCTCCTCGCCGACGATCCTGCGTTTCGTGGCCCGGCTCGGCTTCCAGAATTATCCGGAGTTCCAGTCGAGCCTGCAGGACGAACTGGCGGCGCAGCTGCAGTCGCCGGCGATACGCACGCTCAACCCGCCCTCGCCCGGTGGCGGCACGGTCTCGCCGATGCTGGAAGCGACGCTCGACAATATGCGCGAGACCTTCCGCCACCTCTCCGACAAGCAGTTGGCGGACATCGCCACACGGCTTGCCGACCGGCGTGGCAAGACATTCCTCATCGGCGGCCGCTTCACCGATCCGCTGGCGCGTTACATGGCCGCCCACCTCGCCGTTATCCAGCCCGATGTCTTTCACCTCGCCGGACAGGAGAGCATGTGGCGCGACCGGCTGATCGACATGGGCAAGCGCGACGTGCTGGTGATCTTCGACATCAGGCGCTACCAGGACAGCCTCGTCCGCTTTGCCGAGAAGGCGCATCAGCGCGGCGTCCAGATCGTGCTGTTCACCGATCAGTGGCTGTCGCCGATTGCCCGCTTTGCCCGCCATGTCATCGCCGGACGCACGGCAGTACCGTCGGCATGGGATTCCTCGGCTGCCCTGTTCGTCGTCGCCGAAACGCTGATCGGTGCCGTCACAAGGCAACTGGAAGCCGACGGCGCCAAACGCATCCGCGAGATGGAAAGTCTGCGCTAG
- a CDS encoding SDR family NAD(P)-dependent oxidoreductase, with the protein MTKTPFKTLEDKVALITGASSGIGRATAVELARRGAKVIASARRAFEIETLVADIKNEGFEATAVVADVNVEHSVIDLVAKTISTYGRIDIAFNNAGTEGMFSPFVDQTNETYDTIFNANVRGVFWSMKHEAKAMLAQGGGAIINNASMGGVIGFANAGLYIASKHAVLGLTKTASIELFKQGVRVNAINPGIIDTPFQDRIWPSAEAKDAFAASTVPGRAGSPEEMAAVVAFLASDDASFVSGHGLLADGGYSIA; encoded by the coding sequence ATGACCAAGACGCCGTTCAAGACACTTGAAGATAAGGTCGCACTCATTACAGGAGCGAGTTCCGGCATTGGCCGCGCCACCGCCGTTGAACTGGCGCGCCGTGGGGCAAAGGTGATTGCGAGCGCCCGGCGCGCTTTTGAAATTGAAACTCTCGTCGCCGACATCAAGAACGAAGGCTTTGAAGCCACCGCTGTGGTTGCCGACGTCAATGTCGAGCACAGCGTGATCGACCTGGTCGCCAAAACGATCTCGACCTACGGCCGGATCGACATCGCCTTCAACAATGCCGGCACCGAGGGCATGTTTTCGCCATTCGTCGACCAAACCAACGAAACCTATGACACCATCTTCAACGCCAACGTCCGCGGTGTCTTCTGGTCGATGAAGCACGAGGCGAAGGCGATGCTGGCCCAGGGGGGCGGCGCCATCATCAACAACGCCTCCATGGGGGGCGTGATCGGCTTCGCCAACGCAGGCCTCTACATCGCCAGCAAGCACGCTGTTCTCGGCCTGACGAAGACCGCGTCGATCGAACTGTTCAAGCAAGGCGTCCGCGTCAACGCCATCAATCCCGGCATCATCGACACGCCGTTCCAGGATCGCATCTGGCCGAGCGCCGAGGCAAAGGACGCCTTTGCCGCATCGACCGTACCAGGCCGGGCGGGGTCGCCCGAAGAGATGGCGGCAGTCGTGGCCTTCCTCGCCTCGGATGATGCTTCGTTCGTCTCCGGCCACGGCCTGCTTGCCGATGGCGGCTATTCGATCGCCTGA
- a CDS encoding LysR family transcriptional regulator yields MHGTELAELSTFLAVARHRSFKQAAVERGVAASAISHTIRSLEERVGVRLFHRTTRSVSLTEAGARFLSELHPAFGQIEKALDSLNSFRGTPFGTVRINVPNSIAPFVLHDVMGPLLKQNPGLHLDIVATDRLVDIVEGGFDAGIRFGERLMQDMIAVHIKPTLRFSVVGSPDYLAGRKTPVMPADLREHACIRYRYPSGAIYNWQFEKNGEAVDVEVNGPVTLDDQELMVEAALQGCGLAYVWDNRVMRHLASGALIRCLDDWCAPDDGLFLYYPSRRYLSAGLRALIDMLKTG; encoded by the coding sequence ATGCACGGAACCGAGCTTGCCGAGTTGTCGACCTTCCTGGCTGTCGCCCGCCACAGGAGCTTCAAGCAGGCCGCGGTCGAGCGGGGCGTGGCGGCTTCGGCGATCAGCCACACGATCCGTAGCCTGGAGGAACGCGTCGGCGTGCGGCTGTTCCATCGCACCACACGCAGCGTATCGCTGACCGAAGCGGGCGCACGATTTCTCTCAGAGCTGCATCCCGCCTTTGGCCAGATCGAAAAAGCGCTCGACAGTCTCAATTCCTTCCGGGGTACGCCGTTCGGCACGGTTCGGATCAACGTCCCCAACTCGATCGCACCCTTTGTCCTGCATGACGTGATGGGACCATTGCTCAAACAGAATCCGGGCCTCCACCTCGACATTGTGGCAACGGACAGGCTGGTCGACATCGTCGAGGGCGGCTTCGACGCTGGTATCCGCTTTGGCGAGCGGCTGATGCAGGACATGATCGCCGTTCACATCAAGCCGACCCTGCGCTTCTCGGTCGTCGGCTCCCCCGATTACCTTGCCGGGCGCAAGACACCAGTCATGCCCGCCGACCTGCGCGAACACGCTTGCATTCGGTATCGCTATCCGAGCGGCGCTATCTACAACTGGCAGTTTGAGAAGAATGGCGAGGCTGTTGATGTTGAAGTCAATGGCCCCGTCACTCTCGATGACCAGGAACTGATGGTCGAGGCCGCGCTACAAGGCTGTGGCCTTGCCTATGTCTGGGACAACCGGGTGATGCGTCACTTGGCAAGCGGCGCGCTAATCCGCTGCCTGGATGATTGGTGTGCCCCGGACGATGGCTTGTTTCTCTATTACCCCAGCCGGCGGTATCTCTCAGCCGGCCTGCGCGCCCTGATCGATATGCTCAAGACCGGCTAG
- a CDS encoding GtrA family protein, translating into MSGADQPRRSTGSKIIRFAIVGLANTAIDLAGFFLLLKLHVPPLPANVISWSIAVIFSFVANGFWSFERNQAIRLHDAFLRFVSLGALISLGVSSLSIALFAGIAGVWPAKIGGVIVAAVLNFLAARWSIEGRLLK; encoded by the coding sequence ATGAGCGGCGCCGACCAGCCCCGCCGTTCGACAGGCAGCAAGATCATCCGTTTTGCCATTGTCGGGCTGGCGAACACGGCCATCGACCTCGCCGGCTTTTTTCTGCTGCTCAAGTTGCATGTCCCGCCGCTGCCGGCCAATGTCATCTCATGGTCGATCGCCGTCATCTTCTCTTTCGTGGCCAACGGCTTCTGGTCGTTCGAGCGCAACCAGGCCATCCGGCTGCATGACGCTTTCCTGCGTTTCGTCTCGCTTGGGGCGTTGATTTCGCTCGGCGTCTCCAGCCTGTCGATCGCGCTTTTCGCCGGTATTGCCGGCGTGTGGCCGGCGAAGATCGGCGGTGTCATCGTGGCGGCGGTGTTGAACTTCCTTGCGGCGCGCTGGTCGATCGAAGGCCGGTTGCTGAAATAA